The sequence below is a genomic window from Escherichia marmotae.
AAATCCGCAGGGGTGGAATGCTTCGTTCAGGGCGTCCCGACAGAACCTGCTGTGGACCTCTTTAAATTACTTTGAGGGATTCATCATGGAAATCAGTCTGTTGCAGGCATTCGCGTTGGGCATTATCGCCTTTATCGCTGGCCTGGATATGTTTAACGGCTTAACCCATATACACCGCCCGGTGGTTCTCGGGCCGTTGGTCGGGCTGGTACTTGGCGATCTGCATACCGGTATTTTAACTGGCGGTACACTGGAGCTGGTGTGGATGGGGCTGGCTCCGCTGGCGGGCGCACAGCCACCTAACGTGATTATCGGTACTATCGTCGGCACGGCATTTGCCATCACTACCGGCGTGAAACCGGATGTCGCGGTCGGCGTCGCCGTACCTTTCGCGGTCGCGGTACAAATGGGGATTACCTTCCTGTTCTCGGTGATGTCTGGTGTGATGTCCCGCTGCGACCGAATGGCGGAGAATGCCGATACGCGCGGTATTGAGCGCGTAAACTATCTGGCGCTACTGGCGCTACTGGCGCTCGGCACCTTCTATTTTCTCTGCGCTTTCCTGCCAATTTACTTCGGTGCGGAACATGCCAAAACCATCATTGATGTCCTGCCGCAACGGTTAATCGACGGCCTCGGCGTCGCGGGCGGCATCATGCCAGCAATCGGTTTTGCCGTACTACTGAAAATCATGATGAAAAACGTCTATATCCCTTACTTCATCCTGGGGTTCGTTGCCGCCGCCTGGCTCAAGTTACCGGTGTTGGCTATTGCCGCCGCCGCGCTGGCGATGGCGCTGATCGACCTGCTGCGTAAATCTCCTGAACCGACTCAACCTGCGGCACAGAAAGAGGAATTTGAAGATGGCATCTAATCAAACGACCCTGCCGAACGTCAGCGAAAATGAAGAAACACTGCTGAACGGCGTCAATGAAAACGTATATGAAGATCAGAGCATTGGCGCAGAGCTAACGAAAAAAGATATCAATCGCGTCGCATGGCGTTCCATGCTGTTACAGGCTTCTTTCAACTACGAACGTATGCAGGCTTCCGGTTGGCTGTACGGTCTGTTACCTGCACTGAAAAAGATCCACACCAATAAACGCGACCTGGCGCGCGCCATGAAAGGGCATATGGGTTTCTTCAATACTCACCCGTTTCTGGTGACGTTTGTTATTGGCATTATCCTCGCGATGGAGCGTTCCAAGCAGGACGTTAACAGTATTCAGAGCACCAAGATTGCTGTCGGTGCG
It includes:
- the agaW gene encoding PTS N-acetylgalactosamine transporter subunit IIC, with the protein product MEISLLQAFALGIIAFIAGLDMFNGLTHIHRPVVLGPLVGLVLGDLHTGILTGGTLELVWMGLAPLAGAQPPNVIIGTIVGTAFAITTGVKPDVAVGVAVPFAVAVQMGITFLFSVMSGVMSRCDRMAENADTRGIERVNYLALLALLALGTFYFLCAFLPIYFGAEHAKTIIDVLPQRLIDGLGVAGGIMPAIGFAVLLKIMMKNVYIPYFILGFVAAAWLKLPVLAIAAAALAMALIDLLRKSPEPTQPAAQKEEFEDGI